A single window of Vigna unguiculata cultivar IT97K-499-35 chromosome 1, ASM411807v1, whole genome shotgun sequence DNA harbors:
- the LOC114189221 gene encoding uncharacterized protein LOC114189221 encodes MGYTLSQLRPIQCHVGPSELDPILQSPGATSIDGNQSPPTTSVFDGGQSNVNSTSNDVPTQDPSSVYSHNEVDRRFVISVQKVSRPRRFVPDSVTRDIISEVLMRMPNPAEKWKTYSADMKEILFNDFKNKYRFASDYDRSMARKVWNLTCMDRYSDSLAKARKKARERANSDNIEDLKGFGPRGIRTEMWDALIDIWMTQD; translated from the exons ATGGG GTACACTCTAAGTCAACTTAGGCCTATTCAATGTCATGTTGGTCCTTCAGAACTAGATCCTATTTTGCAATCACCAG gTGCTACTTCAATTGATGGTAATCAATCACCACCTACCACCTCAGTGTTTGATGGTGGTCAATCAAATGTCAATTCAACATCTAATGACGTACCTACTCAAGATCCTTCAAGTGTATATTCTCATAATGAAGTTGATAGGAGATTTGTCATATCTGTACAAAAAGTTAGCAGACC AAGAAGGTTTGTTCCTGATTCTGTGACTCGAGATATCATATCTGAAGTATTGATGAGAATGCCTAATCCAGCTGAGAAATGGAAAACTTATTCTGCtgatatgaaagaaatattattcaATGATTTTAAG AATAAGTACCGATTTGCATCAGATTATGATCGTAGCATGGCAAGAAAGGTTTGGAATTTAACATGCATGGATCGCTATTCTGACTCTTTAGCTAAGGCAAGAAAAAAGGCAAGAGAAAGAGCAAACTCAGATAATATAGAAGACTTAAAAGGTTTTGGGCCAAGAGGAATAAGGACTGAGATGTGGGACGCTTTAATTGACATATGGATGACACAAGACTGA
- the LOC114189229 gene encoding probable basic-leucine zipper transcription factor P has product MVEKYGEDVSKHPKVDSEVWIKMGGENKKGRIHGIGRSLELAIINVNGSSSSVVGPSTNPNHASPTEEITAIATQMSQMQQQMQTQLDLQTESQKQLQIELQAQIEAHAQQVQAQLKAQADMHAQFQAQFQAQIQAQMQAQVEMQKLLQQQMHTQMQTQMEFFKTQIFPTLKISSPPSVKKHGENKI; this is encoded by the coding sequence ATGGTAGAAAAATATGGAGAAGATGTATCAAAGCATCCTAAAGTTGATTCTGAAGTATGGATCAAAATGGGAGGTGAAAATAAGAAAGGTAGAATTCACGGTATCGGTCGTAGCTTGGAACTTGCCATCATCAATGTGAATGGTTCATCTTCATCAGTTGTAGGTCCTTCCACAAATCCAAATCATGCATCTCCAACTGAAGAAATCACTGCAATAGCTACACAAATGTCTCAaatgcaacaacagatgcagACACAGTTAGATTTACAAACTGAATCTCAAAAGCAACTACAGATAGAGTTACAAGCACAAATAGAGGCACATGCACAACAGGTGCAAGCTCAGTTGAAAGCACAAGCAGATATGCATGCACAATTTCAAGCACAATTCCAAGCACAAATACAAGCACAAATGCAAGCACAAGTAGAAATGCAAAAACTTTTACAACAACAAATGCATACACAGATGCAAACACAGATGGAGTTTTTCAAGACACAAATATTTCCTACTTTAAAGATATCATCACCACCGTCTGTCAAGAAACATGGCGAGAACAAAATATGA